The sequence atatatttaatattaaaatagttaaaatattgaatcgacacaactcaaaaactGAAATAGAAATGTACGTTAATTCTTTACTTTTACTACAATCAATATTTTGGTTGCGTGATAAACAGTCACCCAACCgtatatcaatatttttatctttattatagTCAACATGTTGGGTGGTATACTCCTGGTATACCGCCTTTAATTCTTCATTAACTTTTTCTATACTATACATCAAAAATTTCACTGTCGGAATTTATCAACagtgaaatattttaactaCAACTAActctaaaataattaataataaaataaaaatataaattagtaATCGATCCAACTCATAAAAATAACGTGAAAATTTACAGTTAACTTAGTTAAAGAAAACgatgttaaaatttgaaaaattattaaaatgttaaaatgtttATGTTACAATTGTCAAAATGATAGTGTTTTGGCAATAGTTAACttaaacatttaatatttttagcttTTCTTGTAATCCGGGAAACACATACTACTtacgatcacaaatctgctcaagagcattttttgatgaactcaaccagagcgccagagatcccgaaatccgtcagtgcctttattatggtatccggtaggatgttgttgaacgcgccctcgatatcaaggaaggctaccagtgtgaattttttattataaattgactTCTCggtttctgtaacaagtgagctAAGTGCTGTTTCAGTAGATTTctctttacagtacgcatgttgtgagatactAAGCTTATTAGGGCTTATGTTAGCCTTAATATGCTCTTCTATTATTCTTTCTAATGATTTATCAAAAACGAGGATAGGCTAATTGGCCTAaaatccttaggtgttgtgtgtgaactttttcccgcttcTTTCCATACTGATGTGACACTTTCAGAGCAGCCTTGAATGTAGCCGTTAACCACTCCATAATAtaattgagtgaatgttgtatttgggccgggaataatccatctggacccggtgatttaaatggtttaaaggtattcactgcccaggttatcctggattcagtgattatttcttcaatgtcagaattAGGTCTTTCTATACTATTGTTGATTTAtacgttagatgattcgttgctgggaaattgtgtgtccactagcaacttcagagtttcgtcactcgaaATAGTCCAACTCTTatccggtttttggaggtacCCGGAggaatagtgtttttttgaaaggattttacgCAGTCTAGAAGCCTCTGTGGTTgcttcgatttctccacagaacgttctcctaccagaccttttcgctttccttacttcttttttgtaaattcttagCTTACTGTAatagcagtcccagtctttacccactcgtgtcgctttcgctctattaaactgttttctgctgtcgtttcttaatCTTGTCAGGTCTTTTGACCACTTTTTCTTCCCCTTTTACTTAATTATAGGACAGGCCTTATATAGCGCAGTTCTACAAACCTTGGTAAGgatttgtacgtgttcgttcaGTTATTCTCTATTTTCAATAGTGATATTTCGGGAATTaggaagtctttccttaagcTCCCGTTTATATATTTGCCAattggtctttttcaagttccttCTGGCTGGCGGGGCCCGTGAGctagcgtaatatcaagaacttcttgtctaatgcgcgtaataaatgtgggtttgttgcctttgttactcactaaaagcttactacatataatataattaaagagaggCTCACCACGTTCGTTGGTATCCGTTATGGTGGGCATTGGCGTCACCTCCTAGAACTAGTTCGCGATTGTGTGCTTTGCAGTATTCCACAAGATTTATTATCAGTGGTgacggcagtggacctgtgtcgtctccggcaaaataaaacgaggttagccagatgttgtagtatctgcgttactaaaattttgaatcatatatatattaagatgtgtttttgcaattatgcatgctcttttagtaccttcacaattggtcttatatataatactttGTAACCTGATGTCCTCAAGCCGCAGATTTCGCAATTCCGTATATCCAgctgatcttctgccagacgATCACGGAGGGCAAGGGTacagtggttttttttttattgcaactagTTCATAACTAACAAGCAACTTAATTATGATAACATTACACAATTTTCACTCTACATGACATAAAGCATTTCTATGGAGGTATGATATCGCTAGGTTTAGTGCATCTGAGAATTCGTATTAATCCgttggtttcaattaaattaagttcTTCTTCATTGATGTGTCTTTCTTTATGGGCAACTGCAATCTTTGCGATTTCAGCGTTGACGGAGTATATTTTAAGGTTGCGGTCAATGTCGGAACTTCTGCAGTACTATGGTGCTTTGACAATGCACCTAAGGACCTTATTTTGAAGGTGTTGGATTTGGTTTTTCGTACTTTGACTGGCGCGCCCCATACCTGCGCGCCATAACTCCATACTGGCCTTAGTATCTGCTTGTAAATTAACAGCTTGTTTTCTATCGTGAGAGCTGATCTGCTACCCATGAGccattgcatgtttttgagtttgatgtccaattcttgcctctttttcttgacatgctcTTTCCATCGAAGTTTGCAGAAAAGTGTCATACCTAAGTACTTCGCATAGTTTGAGTATGGGACCTGTTGATCATCTATGTATAGTGGTATATATGTTGTATTTTAGTGTTTGTGAAAACTACGTGTACAGATATTGTttggttaagtttaattttccatGTATTAGCCCACTGGCAGATCTTATTTAACGcggtttgtaatgtggtttcgtTTTTAGTTACACCAACTGCAATCAAGGCAATTTCATCTGCAAACGTTGCTGTGACGTAATTAGGATCAGACGGTAGGTCATGTGTAAAGATAAGGTACAGCAGAGGCccaagaacgctgccttgaggtGCTCCTGCATTTATTTGTCGAAGACTTGAATAAGCATCATCTTGCTTGACTCGAAAATAGCGATACGATAAGTACGACTCCAATATTTCGTAGTATTGCTTAGGAAgtaataattttagtttaaaaatcaaACCTGTGTGACAAACTTTATCGAATGCATTTGCCACATCCAGGAATACGCCagaacatacttttttattttcgagtgcTTTTTCTATTTCGTGCGTGATCCTGTGTACCTGGTCGATTGTAGAATGTTTACttcgaaaaccaaactgatgtgttggaattattttttttcgttctattattttattgagtctTTTAATCAACAGCTTTTCAAACAGCTTTGAGATCACTGGTAGGAGTGATATAGGTCTATACGATGAAACTTCGTGTCCAGGTTTGCCTGGTTTTCGGAGCATAATAACCTCCGCAGTTTTCCAGAGAATAGGAACGTGATGAAACTTAAAAGATGCATTCATCATGCTAGTGAGAATTTGGATGCTTTTAGGTGGAAGCTGCCTGAGTATTTCTGCAGTGATTATATCGAAACCATgggattttttaacattttaatttctctttttatttcGGCGCTCGTGACTCGTGGAATTTCTTCAAACTCTTGGAGCACGAATGTAGACAGGCTTTCGGATGTTGCCTCATGAGGTGTAAAAATATCAGCTGAGGTGTAAAAATATCAGCTAATAATcatatagttctgctttctgggAATTGTTATTAGCCCATTTTCCTTCTTTTATCTTGAGAGGAGGACAGTGCATTTGTGGCCTTTTTAAGTACTTTGTGCATTTCCATAAGGAGTAATCCACACGACGATCGTTGGACAATGAATGCAAGTAACGAGAAAAaccatcatttttaaatttctttattttacgaCTAAGGCCTTTGGTCATTTTGTTTAGCCTAGTTTTATCTATTGGTGATCGTGTTTGATGCCACTTACTGCGAAGTTTTCTCTTTAGTGAAATAAGATCTCTGATGCCCTTTGGGTATTGAGTAATGActgcggtttttttaatagttggaGTACTTTTCCATGCGGCAAGTTGCACGTTGGacgtaaaattttgaacttcactATCTAATTGTTCCTCATTAACTATTTGTGctgcattatttttgcaattttgtagaattttcttgAAGTAATGCCAATCTGTGAATCGGTTACTCAATTTGTCCATATGttctttaaaaatgatatgCTCGCTGAGAGACAAAAATATTGGCCAGTGATCCGAGTTTAGATAATCACTATCTTCAATTTCTAGAAAGtttcaagatatttttttaactatgaaGAAATCGATTAGGTCAGGCAATTTTGGAATCAGTTGGCCAGTACGTTGGTTTGCATGTTGTGACCGCATCACATCCGGCAAGTTGCATTGCCTTATGTAATTCTCTTCCTTTCGTTGTAGTTAGTCTTGAACCCCAGTATACGTTTTTAGCGTTAAAGTCTCCACCCATGATGAatctatttttatatctttttaatagtttataatATTGTTCACATTTGATCTGGTATCTTGGGGGCTGAATAGTGCGATAAGCGAAAGGGGGTTTTGATCTTCAATAATGGTTACTGCTGTAACTTGGAAGTCATCATCAGAAACTTTTCCTTCTTCGAAGTGCTTGATGtagcttattattattatagcaCTACCACCTCGGGCACAATTGCTTGGATGATAGGTttcatagtttttaattttgatgtatGATTGTGTTGTGAAATGCGTTTCAGATATCGTACAGACATCAACATTTTCCGAATTGAGTACAACCTCCAACTCATTTTTGTGCTTTAGTAGTCCATTATAGTTCCATAGTAGTATTTTTAGGATTGTAGACATGGTTAGATTCTGATAAGAATATCTCAAGTTTAGATACGCGTATTTCCAGTGCTTTATTGAAATCCATTTGCTCATTTAGTTTCTTTAGTATCTGTGCTAGTGCATCTTCAGAGCAAGCAGGATtagtagttttttgttttagaacatGTGCGTAAGTAAGTTGTTTTggggtttgtttttttaatgtataattgCAAGCCATTGATTTCTCAGAATTCTCTTCATTAATTTGGTTGGATTTCGTTGTATAGGGAGCTGaaagttcttttttttcctgTCTAACTTTTTGACTGCGCATTTCTTGTAGTTCTTTTGGAACTACACACCCTCTATAACTGGCTGGATGGGCTTCTCCGCAGTTATagcattttggtttttctttttcggGCTTATTGCAGTCAATGCTTTTATGTTTTCCTGCACACTTAACACATCTTGGCTGTTTACCACAATAGTTTTGTGTATGACCGTAGGATTGACATAGTTTGCATTGTGGTATCAAATTTGATGATTTTACAGGTCGATCGAGACAACTgagtttaaaatagttttaatttcatgtatATGTTTTACATTTTCCATGGAGTCGAATGTTAACAGAAACATATCTAAGGGCTCCTTGGTTTTCCATTTTAGTTTATTGTGAGCACTTAGTGCATTAAGACCTTGTTTTCTTAAATCTTCTGTGATTGCTTTAGCTTCACAGGAATGGTGTAGTTTTTTAACTACAACTTTAATTGGCCGCGTTTGTTTGTTCTCAAAACTGTaccaggaaatatttttagtggaaaaagtttttgatatttttctatagtcttcaattgaaaaagtgttggctttatataCTCCATTATTCAAGAGTTTTATCGTACAATTTTCTTTCGACTCAGTTTTTGTTAAAGTATATAACTGTTGGTAATTACAATCTCCAGATACTATAATAGGTGGTGGGCGAGTGTTTCCTTTACTTGGTTTAGAAGGTAAGAGGTCTTCATCTTTTGCTTTAGAAAATTCCGGAGATGACTCAGCCTTTCTCTACTTTGCTGGTCTCTTCTTCAAAATTCAGTCGGTTTCGCGAGTAAGTTCTTCCTCGTCAGTTGAGAAGTGTGCTATATCATTGGTCTGAAAATCCTTTGATTGGACGGatttaaatttcgaatttttagcTTTTAGCTcgaatatttctattgaaaggttttcttcaattttttctagttttttggaGAGTTCATTAATAGTGGGTTTTTTTTTGACGTATTTCCACCGCCTGGTGGAGGCGTTCTTTGTAATCTCATTTTTATCTAAATGGCAGCCATATTCCAACTGGCGTCGATAATGCAGTTTGATATTAATTACAGATTTGATAGCGCATAAATGGCGCGCCACACCAGTAATTTATATAGAAAAGATGTCAAACGTCTTCTTGTGACAAAGAACTTTATTGAACTCAACGTTCTTACAAAACTCTTCTTAACTTAAAGCTTAActacaataatatttaacatttaatgagAATGGGAGAAAGTAAAACTAGCAATGAATGTAGGAAtgcatgttgtgtgtatgttgaGTGCGTGAGTAAGCGTGTGGGTGTAGAGTGTGAGAAAGTATGTTGTTGGTTTACATAAGAGTTagcataagtaattaaatataagagtaGGTATAATATAGGAATAGGGTGATCATGTAACTCCTCCACCCTTAAGTTATTTGTGTCCTCGCAAATatctattttagtttatttttaattgttgaaaGTAGTATGGTTAAGTTAtattacaatgaaattaattaaCATTTTCAGTGCTCAAGTTGTATTTTCGTTTAAATTggcttttataatattttatttttctattatttgaagaatccaCAACATAGTTACCTTGGCGATCATATTTTTCGAGTTTCTTATATTTAGGTTTTGTTTTCGCAATTTGCCTATTAAGAACAatgttttctatttgttttggcTCAGCTTTTCTATCTTTATTCAACTTACttattcttttgattttttgttgttcataTTCTTTGCATAATTTACTTATCTCTTCTTTatcatagttttttattataaaatcaattggtcgccgttttgttgtagaatgaattGTTCTATTGTAAGcattaaagattttaaaaagtttCTCGTCTAAGTCTATTGTTTTTTTAGTGGTGTCAGCTTCTAATATCCGTAAATGTTCATTAAGCGTACCATGTAAGCGTTCAATGTCAGAATTACCTGTCTTAAGGTAAGGCGTGGTTACGTGTGGCTCAATATTTTCTtcccttaaaaataatttaacagcGCTATGTAGTATGCAACGCTCGTTATCGAAGATGAGTTTATTCATTTtccctaaaaataaaattcgttcTTTTAAAGCTGCTAGAATCGCAATCCAATTTCTATCatttaatttatgaaatgtTGCATATTTCGAGAATTTGTCTATAGtggttaaatacattttatttctgCAAGGGTACCAAATATCTATGTGAACTATGTCATTAAAGTGTGTAGGGGTTTCTGTAATTTGATAAGGAAGTTTTAGGGGGTTTCTATCGTGCTTGGCTATAGCGCAAATCGAACAATTGTTAATGTAGAGTGTTATCATTTTATAAAGCTTcgggtaaaaatatttattcttcaGCTCTAAAAATACTTCCTGTATACCTCTGTGATTATTGCGAATATGCTCATTTTCAATGATAGTCAATATATCGTTTTTGTCGGTAATTTCAATTAGCTTAATGTTTGATCGATATAAAGTTAAAgaattattattaaagtttCTAAGATAGATATTCTGAAATTCGGTAAAAAGGTCATCATCTTCGCAATACATACACATTATTCCTTTatctattaatatattttccatgATATTCCTAAGATCTGTATCCGAGGTAATTTGTACGTGATTTTGACACTTTTTGTTTACGATTTTTAGCAcacatttctctttttttccatAACCTAAGTATAATTGATTTTTGTAATAGTTTACTGGTTTTTcagtaataaatatgtaattcaaATTATCTTCAAATGCGCTGTGTATTGTTGCAGCTGTTGACATAATATCAACTTGATCGTCACTGTTTCCattaaatttattcgcttcacCTAATTGgctattaaaaacatttatattttccaaatttttatttacacagTATCTACTTAGCACATCAGCAACTGTATTATCTTTGCCTTTAATATGTGATACATCAAAGTCGTACTCATTAAGAAAGATTTTCCACCTTTGTAGCTTCATGTTTGGTTCCTTAATATTGTGTAGCCAAACTAAAGGTCGGTGGTCAGTCTGAATTAGAAATTTGCGACCGTACAAATATGAACGAAAATGTTTCACGGACCATACAACAGCAAGAGCTTCTTTTTCTATGGTTGAGTAGCGAATTTCATGGTCAGACAACGTTCGCGAAGCATAACAAATTGGGTGGCCttgttggcttaaaactgaCCCAATTGCGAATTGTGAAGCATCCGTTGTAAGGATGaactttttgttaaaatctgGTGGTTGTAACACTGGCTCACTAGTAATAAGTTTCTTTAGTGTCTCGAACGAATTAAGAAATTCTTGGCTCTTAAAATCTAATAAAGCATTTTGCTTTAAAAGCCGAACCATAGGGTATGCGACTTTTGCATAGTCTCGCATAAATTTGCGATAATAACCGGTGATGCCTAAAAATCGTTTGATTTCCTTTATGTTTGAAGGTGGTTGCATTCTATGAATTGCGTCAATTTTTGAGGGATCAGGTTTTATACCTTCACCTGTTACAAGGTGTCCTAAAAATTTTGTGGTCAATGCAGCGAaatggcatttatttatttgtacctttaaatttgattctcgtaaagtgttaaatatttttttaatggaatcaATGTGTTCCTgaaaactagtggaaaatattaaaatatcatcAAGGTATACAACGCAAATTTTGTTGATATGATCTCTTAATACATGGTTAATTAAACGTTGGAATGTTGCAGGGGCTGTCTTTAGGCCAAATGGCATACGATTAAATTCGTAATGGCCACTTGCAGTTGAAAAAGCTGTCTTAGCCCTATCCTCGGGGTGTACCTCAATCTGGTGGAATCCCTTAGCGAGATCTATTGTGCTAAAGTAACAACATTTACCCAACTTATCAAATATGTCTTCCATATTTGGAAGTGGGAATTTATCGTCTACTGTTTGctcatttaattttctgtagTCGATTACAATTCTCCATTTTTGTTTACCGCCGTTGTCTGTTTTTTTTGGTACAACCCATAGTGGGGAATTGTAAGGACTACAACTCGGAGATATTATATTTTGCGCTAGCATTTCCTGTATTTGCCTGTCTACTTCTGCCCGATGTATCACAGGGTATCTATACAGTTTGCTATAAATAGGAGTGCCAGTTTTTGTTAAGATACGATGACGAATTTCACTACTGAAAGGTAAGTTTTCAccatctttataaaaaatatcactaaactTATTTACAACAGTCTTTAAAACTTGTTGGTCCTTTGAATTTAAGTGCCTAGGAAACATATTAGATACTGAGTCTTCTGTGAGTTCTACTTCTTCATTgacaaatatttgcaaattttcatttttcagatAATTATCTACAGTAATTTCCTCttcttcacaaaaataaattggtAAAGTTGCATCTTTTGTTACTAATACCCTGTTTTCATAGTCGATTTTACAtttcaaattaagcaaaatattgTAGACCATCAAAatacttatgaaaattaaattctagAAAACTAAcattaaaatttggtttattaaattCTTTGAACAATGGAAAGCTATACTGTACGTCTGTAGTAACAGGTCGATTTATTACTTTTAAGGTGATAGAACGTGATTTTACTCTCCACTTGGGATTGCAAATATTTGGATTTATAATGCTAAATTCTGCACCAGTATCTACTATAAACCTAAGTTTTCTTACGtttgttttaattgttataTAGGGTAATTTTCTGGGCcctgtaattgaaaattttgttcgtTTTCGTTGACTCCTATTTCCATGGGTTCTACATTGTTATAATTTCTGTTATTGAAAAGTCTTTCATTACTGTTATTTTGATTAAGAAAACTACCAGAGCTACGATTTGTTCTATTTGTTTGGTTACTGTTGTTGCTATTAAAATTTGGTTGTCGGTGATTGTTATtaatgctattgttgttgtactgTTGTCTACGCTGTTGACTTAACGCATCGTTTGCTCTATTTCTTATATTGCTGTTATTGAACAGCTGGCTGTTCTGTTAATTATGATATTGGTTCATATTAGGTCCTCTGTTATAACTATGTTGCTGTCTACGTTGTTGAGTAGCAAAATTCATGTTATTAGCATTATGTTCTAAGTTGCTGCTTCTGTTAAGCGAacaactgttaaaaaaaaatttttgctgatttttataGTTTAAGTAACCATTTGATTTTATAATATCATATGCGTCTTTTAAAGTTTTAGGTTTCCTACTAACAATAATACTTTTGACAGGTTCGGGTAAACCATGtttaaatgaattcaaagcAATTCTGGCATTGCTTTCACTGGAAGTACTATTTGTGCAAAGTATTGACGCGTTATTTAACCGACATAACAAAGTATTAAGGGAATTATAAAAAGCTTCAATTGTCGAATCACATCTACAGATTCTAATTTTGTCAATGAGTTCGTCAACCGAATTTTTTTCGCCATGGTTATCTATAAGAACTCTTTTAACTTCCGGCCAAGTATCCGGGTTTCCATTTATTAAAAGAGATCTCCTAGCGTTTCCAATAATGTTATCTTTAATTTGACCAATTAATAGAATTTTATATTCTTGAGCAGTAAAAGTGTCTAACATTGGGCACATGTAATCTATACgctgtacaaaatttaataatgcatCTCTGTTTCCATCATATGGAGGAATGCTATTTATGTTAGAGGAAATaagcttaaattttatattcatgtCTAAACTATCCATCTTTGCTCAACTgatttaaatgaaatgttatataaattaaacaatGAGTTTCTACAAATATACTAGAAAAATTATGTTTGTTGGCTTTAAATGTtaattacgtacatatatattgtatacaacataaacatacataagtCCGGATCACTCCCGCTTGACTCTCAGCTATTCAAAATTTGctcaaatatatacacatatgtacataagtccgGATCACTCCCGCTTGACTCTCAGCTATTCAAAATTTGCTGCTGCGCTGCTGTTAAAGGTGTCTGCATTTGCGGCTGAGGTGGCATCGACTGTACTTGATGCTGCgcttgcaattgttgttgctcttgCAATTGCTGTGGTGTATGCACTGGAAATGGTGCAGGTGTGACAGCTGTTGGTGGCGATGTGGGTAAcacctgctgctgctgttgttgttttttgttttttctcttttagTTAATTATAACGGCTTTTGATTTACcgtttttttcactttacagtttctaataatttctttcacagcaagtttttatt comes from Anastrepha obliqua isolate idAnaObli1 chromosome 6, idAnaObli1_1.0, whole genome shotgun sequence and encodes:
- the LOC129250090 gene encoding uncharacterized protein LOC129250090 → MDSLDMNIKFKLISSNINSIPPYDGNRDALLNFVQRIDYMCPMLDTFTAQEYKILLIGQIKDNIIGNARRSLLINGNPDTWPEVKRVLIDNHGEKNSVDELIDKIRICRCDSTIEAFYNSLNTLLCRLNNASILCTNSTSSESNARIALNSFKHGLPEPVKSIIVSRKPKTLKDAYDIIKSNGYLNYKNQQKFFFNSCSLNRSSNLEHNANNMNFATQQRRQQHSYNRGPNMNQYHN